The following nucleotide sequence is from uncultured Draconibacterium sp..
TCAGAAAAGCGGATAGCACCGAAACCGGAAGCATAATCTGCGGAATCAGTGAAACCATTTTTCTTCTCTTTCGCGGGAGATAAGTTTGAGCCAGCCGATTTAATATTCCTGATTGTCTGACACCTTCACTAACGATAAAAAGAATACCAATAGTAATCATTCCCTTGTTGGAAAAACCTGCCAGCATTTCTTTGTCAGTTATTGCTCCGGTTGCCATTAAAATAATTGCTGCCGAGAAAAAGATAAGCCCGGGACGCATTAACTCTTTAGCTAAAGCAATGATGGTTAACAAAACAATTGCGAGTACAATATATCCTTCGGTACTTATCAAAGTGATGCGGTATTAAGTTGTCTTTCCTCTCGAGTAATAGCTTCTTGGAAAAATCAAAGCTAGTATTAAAATTTTTTCTCTTCAAATTATTTTTCTGAAATAAAATTGTTCAAATCTATGTTGCTTTTTAAGTTGCACATATTGTGATAGATATGTGCGTTGTAGATGGTTTTTGTAAATCGGGGTCGAAATATGTGGAGCTGATGAAATTCAAAAAACCCGATTTTTTTTGAAAAAAAATGCCTGATGATTTGTGTGAAAAAAAATAATAGTTACTTTTGCACCCGCCTTTGAGAAACAACGGCACTACAAGGATGACTCAGTAGCTCAGTTGGTAGAGCACATCCCTTTTAAGGATGGGGTCCTGGGTTCGAACCCCAGCTGAGTCACCAAGTCGGAAATCATTCCGAACCAAAAGCGCTTAAATCGTTGATTTACAGCGCTTTTTTCTTTTGCGGTAATTCATAATAAGTCAAAAAACACCAAAAAAAAGGGGACTAAATCGAGACCCATCGATTTTTGGCTAAAAAATAGGTCTCTTTTTTGTAACTCTCTGATATTCATAATTTAATTTGGTCTGAATTGGTCTCTTTTGCTGTTGTGAGACGGCACTTTTTAGGGTAATTTTACCCAAAAAGAGACCTATCGAGACCCTAAAACTTAAAAATTTAGGAGTTATGAGAATCAGAATTAGTCTTCTGTTAAAGAAATCAAAGAGTAAAAACAGCGGGAAATGCCCTGTTTATGCGCGTTGTGTGATGGATGGACGAAGAATTGAGCTGTCAACGTCAATTTTAGTGGATGTAGATAATTGGGATAAAACAAGGCAGGAAATTGCCGGAAGCTCTCATGAAGTTAGAATTCTAAATAATCGCTTATTGAAATTTGTATCTGGTATTTATGATATCTATAATCAGTTGGAAGCGGGCAGGGATGATTTTGATATTTACACCATCAAAGAAAAAATTACGGGTACAAGTTCGAAAGATTATTTTATTGAGCTATTTGAGTCAGTTATCGATTCGATTGAGAAAAAGTTGGGGAAGGGCTATTCTAAAGGTACTTTAAAGCACTATAAAACGTCGTTAATGCGATTGAAAGATTTCGTTAAGGAATTTTATTTTCGGAAAGATATTGAGATAAAAAAGGTAGATTATACTTTTCTGAGTGCTTTTGACATTTACCTAAAATCGAAACACAATATAGGAACAAACACAGTGTGGGGATATCATAGGCATGTGAAAAAGGTGTTGAATGATGCGGTTTCTATGGGGCTAATTGTTCGTAATCCTTATGAAAATTTCAAAGTAAAAAGAGGTGATGCAAATCGGGACTTTCTTACACTAAAAGAAATTAAAAAAATAGAGAAAAAACGTATTCAGATTGATAGGCTTTCCATTGTGCGGGATGTTTTTGTTTTTGCGTGTTACACCGGTTTGTCGTACTCTGACATTGCAAAGTTGAGCTATCATCACATTCATAAAGGTGATGATGGTGAAGATTGGATTATTATCGATCGGAACAAAACAAAGAACCGGTGTCGTATTCCTTTACTTCCTAATGCTTTAAAAATTTTGAGAAAATATAAAGATTATGCCTGGAATGAATCACAAGGCTTATTATTGCCTGTTCGTTCGAACCAAAAAATGAATGCTTATCTTAAAGAGTTGGCATCTATTTGTGGGATTAAAAAGAACTTATCAATGCACGTTGCCAGGCATTCTTTTGCGACTTCTGTTACTCTTTCAAATGGAATTCCGATAGAGACTGTATCAAAAATGCTGGGGCATAATTCATTAAAAACGACACAGGTTTATGCGCGAATAGTTGATAAGAAGATTTCTGATGATATGAAGAAGTTGAAGGCAATTTTGTGAATTGGAATTCATCGTTCTTTTGTTCTCGATATAGTCTCTTTTAAATTGGGTTTAAATATTTTGAATTGAGATTTAGTGTGGAAAGTTGAAAAAGGTTTGCATAAATTATAGTTAGGAATGTATCTGTTTGACTTTTGGAAAGTGCCCAGTTAACAATTCTCCAAAAATTGCTAATATTGTACCTCTAACTAATAATCAGGATGAAAGTATTATGCTTCATCTAAATTGGAACTTCGCTTGTGAGTAATAAAACCGATAAAAAAATATGGGACGACTTCCGTAATGGAGATGATTATGCACTCTCACACATCTACTATCAATATGTTCAGGATTTATTTCGATATGGTAAAAAATTTTTTCACGACGATGAGTTGATTAAAGATATGATCCAGGCTTTGTTTTTTGATTTAATAAGAACCAGAAAAAACCTTGGACCAACAGACAATATTAAATTTTACCTGATAACGTCGTTTCGAAATAAATTAGCATTGGTTGCTAAAAAAGGCAAATTTTTTGAACGTCCAACCGAAGCAAATATGATGAAAGCAGATATTGTTTATTCCATAGAAAAGGAAATGATAGAAGAAGAGGAGCTTTCTGAAAATAAACGCCTGGTTCAGGATGCTTTAAAAGAATTATCACCGAAGCAACGAGAAATTCTTTACTATAAATATACCTGCGATTTTTCGTACGAACAAATTTGTGAAGTTATGTCCTTAAAATATGATTCTGCCAGGAAGCAGGTTTTCAGGGCATTACGGTCGTTGAGAAAAGCACTCGGAGACAAAGGAAGTGTGCTATTGTTACTTGCTTTTTCTTCTCAAAGAAATATTTTTTCAAAAAATAATTGATTTTTCTGTCCACAAAATTTTCTAATCACTCTTTCTTTTTATAAACGGGGGAAATACTTGTTGACCAAGTAATATTTCTCATCCGTGTTTTAATTAGAAAAAGACAAAATGGACAGTAAATATTTAAATTATATACTGGAAGAGCTACTTGATGACAAACAATTTGTTGCGTGGGTATTAAAAGGTCACAAAAACAAAGAGTGGAGTTCTTTCATAAATAATCATCCCGAAATACAGGATCGAGTAAAAAAAGCCCGGAAAATTATTTCTCTTTTAAAAGATACTTGCGATATACTGGATGAAGAAGATGTCTTGCTGATGTGGCAAAATATCGATCAATTTAATAAATCGCGCAAAAACAAAGTACACTCAATAAAAATTCGTAGATCATTATCAATTGCAGCGTCAATTTTGATTATAGTTTCGTTTGGTATTTTGGGCTATTCGTATTTAAATAACAAGAATGCCGAATATCAGTTTGCTACTTCAAACATTGCCGATAATCAGGAAGATGCACGTTTGGTCTTGTCCGATGGTGAACAAATTGCGCTTAAAAACGAAAAATCAACCATTGCTTTAAACAATGATGAAGAGCTTGTTATTGATAATGAAAATACAATTGACTTATCGGACAAAGTCACAGACAATGCAAGCAAAGTTCAAATGAACGAAGTAATTGTTCCATTTGGTAAACGATCAGAATTAACTCTTGCCGATGGAACACAAGTATGGTTAAATGCCGGAAGTCGTTTTGCTTTTCCTACAAAGTTTACAAATGAAACACGTGAAGTTTACTTGCAGGGAGAAGCCTGTTTTAAGGTTACAAAAAACGAATCGCAACCTTTTATTGTTAATGCCAACGATCTTGGAATAAAAGTCTTGGGAACACATTTTAATGTGACTGCATATCCTGACGATAAATCTATTGAAACAATTTTAGTTGAAGGGAGTG
It contains:
- a CDS encoding FecR domain-containing protein, whose protein sequence is MDSKYLNYILEELLDDKQFVAWVLKGHKNKEWSSFINNHPEIQDRVKKARKIISLLKDTCDILDEEDVLLMWQNIDQFNKSRKNKVHSIKIRRSLSIAASILIIVSFGILGYSYLNNKNAEYQFATSNIADNQEDARLVLSDGEQIALKNEKSTIALNNDEELVIDNENTIDLSDKVTDNASKVQMNEVIVPFGKRSELTLADGTQVWLNAGSRFAFPTKFTNETREVYLQGEACFKVTKNESQPFIVNANDLGIKVLGTHFNVTAYPDDKSIETILVEGSVELSKRKTFGLSSKSVVLEPMQKATFSKDEKEIFVTDEPDADVYIAWTEGWFTFSQQSLEQVFTKLERFYNVDIIVAQNFPSNEKITGKLDLKDSLEEVLKALSEVAKINYRITNNQVLVDKKVEEIPMK
- a CDS encoding site-specific integrase, coding for MRIRISLLLKKSKSKNSGKCPVYARCVMDGRRIELSTSILVDVDNWDKTRQEIAGSSHEVRILNNRLLKFVSGIYDIYNQLEAGRDDFDIYTIKEKITGTSSKDYFIELFESVIDSIEKKLGKGYSKGTLKHYKTSLMRLKDFVKEFYFRKDIEIKKVDYTFLSAFDIYLKSKHNIGTNTVWGYHRHVKKVLNDAVSMGLIVRNPYENFKVKRGDANRDFLTLKEIKKIEKKRIQIDRLSIVRDVFVFACYTGLSYSDIAKLSYHHIHKGDDGEDWIIIDRNKTKNRCRIPLLPNALKILRKYKDYAWNESQGLLLPVRSNQKMNAYLKELASICGIKKNLSMHVARHSFATSVTLSNGIPIETVSKMLGHNSLKTTQVYARIVDKKISDDMKKLKAIL
- a CDS encoding sigma-70 family RNA polymerase sigma factor — encoded protein: MSNKTDKKIWDDFRNGDDYALSHIYYQYVQDLFRYGKKFFHDDELIKDMIQALFFDLIRTRKNLGPTDNIKFYLITSFRNKLALVAKKGKFFERPTEANMMKADIVYSIEKEMIEEEELSENKRLVQDALKELSPKQREILYYKYTCDFSYEQICEVMSLKYDSARKQVFRALRSLRKALGDKGSVLLLLAFSSQRNIFSKNN